A genomic window from Euzebyales bacterium includes:
- a CDS encoding thioesterase family protein: MTVGAGVTLRRQLDWIDTDAAGYWHHSVLWRFIEAAEAQLHRDLGIIDVTFGFTPRRHVEAEFFAPLHFDRPAEISLTVARVGRTSATYKARLTSAERLIATARLVVVFIDGDGRACPWPDAVARALSDGEPVATAEP; the protein is encoded by the coding sequence GTGACCGTGGGTGCGGGCGTGACGCTGCGGCGGCAACTGGACTGGATCGACACCGACGCCGCCGGCTACTGGCACCACAGCGTGCTCTGGCGGTTCATCGAGGCCGCGGAGGCACAACTGCACCGCGACCTTGGCATCATCGACGTCACGTTCGGCTTCACGCCACGTCGCCACGTCGAAGCGGAGTTCTTCGCGCCACTGCACTTCGACCGGCCGGCCGAGATCTCGCTCACGGTGGCGCGCGTCGGACGCACGTCTGCGACGTACAAGGCGCGCCTGACGTCGGCGGAGCGCCTGATCGCGACCGCACGGTTGGTCGTGGTCTTCATCGACGGCGACGGTCGTGCGTGCCCGTGGCCCGACGCCGTGGCGCGGGCACTGTCCGACGGCGAGCCGGTGGCGACCGCCGAACCTTGA